One Methylophaga marina DNA window includes the following coding sequences:
- a CDS encoding Plug domain-containing protein, protein MNQANSQAIRPGSSLLLLSSLILASLPVHADDSVDLPRVEVTSNQYKESNGYIDLEKEPQVGKMSVSAENTPFSIATISDDFMEDLGANSIQDALGYTSGIYVGEFRYAY, encoded by the coding sequence ATGAATCAAGCAAATAGTCAGGCTATTCGGCCAGGCTCATCTCTCCTATTGTTAAGCAGTCTGATTTTGGCAAGCTTGCCTGTTCATGCAGATGACAGCGTGGATCTTCCGCGAGTGGAAGTGACATCTAATCAATATAAAGAAAGTAATGGTTATATTGATCTGGAAAAGGAACCACAAGTGGGGAAAATGAGTGTCTCAGCAGAAAACACGCCTTTTTCTATTGCCACCATTTCAGATGACTTTATGGAAGATCTTGGGGCAAATTCCATACAAGATGCATTGGGCTATACCTCTGGTATTTATGTGGGGGAGTTTCGATACGCGTATTGA
- a CDS encoding TonB-dependent siderophore receptor translates to MGQIPYKMHWAIPLVFMWGSFDTRIDSAKVRGLDPSSYVDGLRYNYGYYNTVRIHPYALENIEVLKGPSATLYGQGDLGGIVNMNSKMPKAEQQGEVWAQYGSHNRKQLGVDVTGPVDEDGQLLYRFVGITRDSDTQVDHVNDDSFLIMPSLTWRISDDTNLSVLFTRQKTDSVVSTQFLPSVGTLYDGPLGHIDTDTFVGEPGWDRYDTEMTSFTTMFDHRFNDSWTFSAVARYLESQSWTREHWVDIPSIPAADGTVNRTIYTVDKEVRALNFDARLEGMFDVGMTNHTFVVGVDRQEATYEEDNYFYGTGLGGTINVYNPQYGNLQSGVISYSNPDDNRIEQTGVYVADSMEIGPVVISAALRHDWAKNISLAETGPDTESNEKVNTGRIGLMYRFDNGISPYASYTEAFVMNLGTDGAGGTLEPTTGVQREYGVKYLSDDRSLAITAAYFDITQQNRVEQGSTPGAFRKRVLQLMVGKFRPINAGIISKRS, encoded by the coding sequence TTGGGGCAAATTCCATACAAGATGCATTGGGCTATACCTCTGGTATTTATGTGGGGGAGTTTCGATACGCGTATTGATTCAGCAAAAGTTCGTGGCTTAGATCCTTCATCCTATGTTGATGGCTTACGGTATAACTATGGTTACTACAATACGGTGCGTATCCACCCTTATGCTCTTGAAAATATAGAAGTATTAAAAGGACCATCAGCAACACTGTATGGTCAAGGTGACTTGGGCGGTATTGTGAATATGAACTCAAAGATGCCTAAAGCTGAGCAGCAAGGCGAAGTTTGGGCTCAATATGGTTCGCATAATCGTAAACAATTGGGTGTTGATGTCACTGGCCCAGTGGATGAGGATGGTCAACTTCTGTATCGATTCGTAGGGATTACCCGCGATAGTGACACACAGGTTGATCACGTGAATGACGATAGCTTTTTGATTATGCCTTCTCTGACCTGGCGGATCAGTGACGATACAAATTTATCGGTGTTATTTACCAGACAGAAAACAGATAGTGTGGTGTCTACTCAGTTTTTACCTTCTGTCGGTACTTTATACGATGGCCCATTAGGTCATATCGATACTGATACCTTTGTTGGTGAGCCGGGATGGGACCGATACGATACCGAGATGACATCATTCACCACGATGTTTGACCATCGCTTTAATGATAGCTGGACATTTTCTGCGGTTGCTCGTTATTTAGAATCACAAAGCTGGACGCGCGAACATTGGGTTGATATTCCATCTATACCAGCCGCTGATGGCACGGTAAATCGTACTATTTACACCGTCGATAAAGAAGTACGAGCACTTAATTTTGATGCCAGATTGGAAGGTATGTTTGATGTAGGTATGACTAATCATACCTTCGTAGTTGGTGTTGATCGTCAAGAGGCTACCTACGAAGAAGATAACTACTTTTACGGTACTGGCTTAGGCGGCACCATTAATGTCTATAATCCTCAATACGGTAACTTACAAAGTGGTGTTATTTCATACTCAAACCCCGATGATAATCGTATTGAACAAACAGGGGTTTATGTCGCCGACTCAATGGAAATTGGTCCCGTAGTTATCTCTGCTGCATTACGTCATGATTGGGCAAAAAATATCTCTCTCGCCGAAACTGGTCCAGATACAGAAAGTAATGAGAAAGTGAATACTGGACGGATTGGATTAATGTACCGTTTTGATAATGGTATTTCACCATATGCCAGTTACACCGAAGCCTTTGTCATGAACTTGGGCACAGATGGGGCTGGTGGCACACTAGAGCCAACGACAGGTGTGCAACGTGAGTACGGTGTCAAATATTTATCTGATGATCGTAGTTTAGCTATCACAGCAGCTTACTTTGATATTACCCAACAAAATCGTGTAGAGCAGGGTTCAACACCGGGGGCGTTTCGCAAACGGGTGCTACAGTTGATGGTTGGGAAGTTCAGGCCAATAAACGCTGGGATAATTTCGAAACGCAGTTAG
- a CDS encoding zinc ribbon domain-containing protein YjdM — MSDLPNCPACGSEYTYQDQDMFVCPECAHEWQEGENSTAADEDVIRDSNGNVLEDGDTVTVIKDLKVKGSSAVVKVGTKVKNIRLVGGDHDIDCKIDGIGAMKLKSEFVKKA, encoded by the coding sequence ATGAGTGATCTGCCGAATTGCCCTGCCTGTGGTTCTGAATATACCTATCAGGATCAAGATATGTTTGTCTGTCCTGAGTGTGCGCATGAGTGGCAGGAAGGTGAGAATAGTACAGCAGCTGATGAAGATGTTATTCGTGATTCAAACGGTAATGTCTTGGAGGATGGTGACACGGTTACGGTGATTAAAGATCTGAAAGTAAAAGGATCTTCGGCTGTGGTGAAGGTAGGTACCAAAGTAAAAAATATCCGTTTGGTCGGTGGTGATCACGATATCGATTGTAAAATTGATGGTATTGGCGCCATGAAACTCAAATCTGAGTTTGTTAAAAAAGCCTGA
- a CDS encoding DODA-type extradiol aromatic ring-opening family dioxygenase: MMADIVFISHGGGPLPLLGDPSHQELVDTLTTLSTQIKKPKAIIVISAHWEANHVRITHQKQPGLLYDYYGFPEASYAFKYPCEGAPELAEQIVEKLNAANITAELEEERGLDHGVFVPLTIMYPDADIPCIQLSLVNGLDPELHLKIGEVLTDTLAEDVLIIGSGFSFHNMRAFFSKDDPTHAQMNQSFEDWLVETCSGTNISEQDRMTRLQHWDEAPYARYCHPREEHLLPLHVCYGAAGRACDAVYSLSILNKQASMYLWSTPGY, encoded by the coding sequence ATGATGGCAGATATCGTATTCATTTCGCATGGAGGTGGGCCTTTACCGCTATTAGGTGACCCTTCACATCAAGAGTTAGTTGACACACTGACTACCCTCTCAACACAGATAAAAAAACCAAAAGCGATTATTGTGATCAGTGCGCACTGGGAAGCAAATCATGTCCGCATCACACATCAAAAACAGCCTGGTTTGCTCTATGACTATTATGGCTTTCCTGAGGCTTCTTATGCGTTTAAATACCCTTGTGAAGGCGCACCTGAGTTAGCTGAACAGATAGTGGAAAAACTTAATGCCGCCAATATAACTGCGGAGCTTGAGGAAGAGCGGGGGCTGGATCATGGGGTGTTTGTGCCGCTAACCATTATGTATCCAGATGCAGATATTCCCTGTATTCAGCTTTCTTTAGTCAATGGATTAGATCCTGAGCTTCATCTAAAGATCGGAGAAGTACTGACTGACACTCTGGCTGAAGATGTGCTTATTATTGGTTCGGGTTTTTCATTTCATAATATGCGCGCTTTTTTTAGCAAAGACGATCCGACTCATGCACAAATGAATCAGTCTTTTGAAGACTGGCTGGTTGAGACCTGTTCAGGTACTAATATCAGCGAGCAAGATAGGATGACGCGTTTGCAACACTGGGATGAAGCGCCTTACGCACGCTATTGTCACCCCAGAGAAGAACACCTGTTACCCCTTCATGTTTGTTATGGTGCTGCTGGGCGAGCTTGTGATGCTGTGTATTCTCTATCTATATTAAATAAACAGGCCAGTATGTACCTATGGTCTACACCTGGATATTGA
- a CDS encoding MFS transporter — translation MTKQQTVLTQGLVLLMATATGIAVASNYYAQPLLDTIADEFRLSHSLAGNIVTTAQLSYGIGLLFLVPLADRLERRQLIVVMSLFATVGLLISGFAGSLPWLLLGTAITGLSSVVAQVLLPLGATLASEQQRGKVIGTIMGGLLLGILLARVVAGGLSSLGSWRYIYWFAAVAMFITTLALARYLPTYHNNNDMSYKQILSSVMGLFIKEPILRYRSILGMLSFALFSMFWTPLAFLLAEPPYEYSDATIGLFGLVGVAGVFAASWAGKLADAGKGDLGTRLGLLVLLFSWLLLFEAPSSLIALLVGVLLLDLAVQLVHVSNQNKIYSLHPDIRNRLTSAYMTCYFIGGAFGSWFSVLLYQHYAWHGVVIGACSIAIIACFFGFRSKKY, via the coding sequence ATGACAAAACAACAAACCGTATTAACGCAAGGCTTAGTTTTATTGATGGCAACCGCCACCGGCATTGCCGTAGCAAGTAATTACTACGCCCAACCACTACTCGATACTATAGCGGATGAATTCAGGCTAAGTCACTCACTAGCCGGCAATATCGTCACCACAGCTCAACTGAGTTACGGCATAGGATTGTTGTTTTTAGTGCCATTGGCAGACAGGCTCGAGCGCCGTCAACTTATTGTTGTCATGAGCCTATTCGCTACCGTTGGTTTGTTAATAAGTGGCTTTGCTGGAAGTTTGCCGTGGTTATTACTCGGCACAGCCATCACAGGCCTTAGCTCTGTTGTCGCGCAAGTATTACTGCCACTGGGCGCCACACTGGCCTCAGAACAACAACGAGGCAAAGTCATTGGCACAATCATGGGCGGACTTTTGCTGGGCATATTGTTGGCTCGTGTTGTGGCGGGCGGTTTATCCAGCTTGGGTAGCTGGCGATACATTTATTGGTTTGCTGCTGTTGCTATGTTCATTACAACATTGGCTTTGGCTCGTTATTTACCGACTTACCATAACAATAACGATATGAGCTACAAGCAGATATTAAGCTCTGTTATGGGCCTGTTTATCAAAGAACCAATACTTCGTTATCGATCTATTTTGGGGATGTTGTCATTTGCCTTGTTTAGTATGTTTTGGACGCCCCTCGCCTTCCTATTAGCCGAGCCTCCCTATGAATATAGCGACGCTACTATCGGCTTGTTTGGTCTTGTTGGTGTGGCAGGTGTATTTGCTGCGTCATGGGCTGGTAAATTAGCCGATGCCGGAAAAGGCGATCTTGGTACTCGTTTAGGTTTATTAGTATTACTGTTTAGCTGGCTACTGCTCTTTGAGGCGCCAAGTTCACTTATTGCGCTTCTAGTCGGGGTACTACTGTTAGATTTAGCGGTACAACTAGTACATGTCAGCAATCAAAATAAAATTTATTCATTACACCCTGACATCAGGAATAGGCTCACTTCAGCCTATATGACCTGTTATTTTATCGGTGGTGCATTTGGGTCTTGGTTCTCAGTTTTGCTTTACCAGCATTATGCTTGGCATGGAGTTGTTATAGGCGCCTGTAGTATTGCTATCATCGCCTGCTTTTTTGGGTTCAGATCAAAAAAGTATTAA
- a CDS encoding LysR family transcriptional regulator encodes MNLRQIEYVVAVAEESSFTLAARRCHTVQSALSHQIAKLEEELGVSLFERTSRKVSLTLAGQSFVEQAKHTLDSVQKIYTDVTATTGIVAGRLNVGMISAMTIVNIVDVFAEFHQNYPEVDIGLKTAGSEVLITDVTNHRLDIALIGLWVDESISGVEYTQLAEEPLVAVLPCKHHLAKNQLLSLHQLASEPMVNYPKESSARRQTDEAFASQGLVSKVKFVVDHISLIEQLVASGLAYAIVPKPLSEQFSDAVAIPIKEAPKRALYMIWSSRPSPAAIAFMSFIQT; translated from the coding sequence ATGAATCTAAGACAAATTGAATATGTCGTAGCTGTAGCCGAAGAATCAAGTTTTACCCTGGCAGCTAGACGCTGCCACACCGTTCAGTCGGCATTAAGTCACCAGATTGCAAAGCTAGAAGAGGAGTTAGGCGTATCCCTTTTTGAACGTACTTCAAGAAAGGTCTCTCTAACGCTGGCGGGACAATCGTTTGTGGAGCAGGCTAAGCATACCTTAGATTCAGTGCAGAAAATTTACACTGACGTGACAGCAACAACGGGAATTGTTGCTGGCCGCCTTAATGTCGGCATGATTTCAGCAATGACTATAGTCAATATCGTAGATGTCTTTGCAGAGTTTCACCAAAATTATCCAGAGGTTGATATTGGTTTAAAAACAGCAGGTAGTGAAGTATTAATTACCGATGTGACAAACCATCGTCTCGATATAGCTTTGATTGGCTTATGGGTCGATGAATCCATATCTGGGGTGGAATATACTCAACTGGCTGAAGAGCCTCTGGTCGCCGTGCTTCCATGCAAACATCACTTGGCAAAGAATCAGCTGTTGTCATTACATCAACTTGCCTCTGAGCCGATGGTTAACTACCCAAAAGAAAGTAGTGCTCGAAGACAGACTGATGAAGCCTTTGCAAGTCAGGGACTGGTATCTAAAGTAAAGTTTGTGGTTGACCACATCAGTTTAATTGAGCAGTTAGTTGCGTCTGGCCTGGCTTATGCCATCGTTCCGAAGCCTTTGTCTGAACAATTCTCAGATGCTGTGGCTATACCTATAAAAGAAGCCCCAAAGCGTGCTTTGTATATGATTTGGTCATCAAGGCCTAGTCCAGCAGCAATAGCATTTATGTCATTTATCCAGACTTAA
- a CDS encoding DUF808 domain-containing protein — MSDDKGGGKKTAGVLGDDLALNAKQVTGVDPKRELPVVWAVAKGSFINKLILVPLALIISAVFPIGVTILLMLGGLFLCYEGMEKLAHKWLPHEESDDEHKKKLAAATADENIDIKAYERKKIKGAIRTDFILSAEIIVIALGVAQGESLLTQAIVVSLIAIVMTSGVYGLVAGIVKFDDAGLALVKAGQGDSRFDGFQRKLGQVILFLAPKLMKFLSVVGMIAMFLVGGGILVHGLPFLHHLLEGLNASMGAVMTVMMPVLFNGGVGLIAGVMVLSIVTGMKKLF, encoded by the coding sequence ATCAGTGATGACAAAGGTGGCGGCAAAAAAACGGCGGGCGTATTAGGTGACGATCTTGCACTTAATGCAAAACAAGTAACAGGTGTTGATCCTAAAAGAGAGTTACCTGTCGTATGGGCGGTAGCGAAAGGTTCATTTATTAATAAACTGATACTTGTTCCTTTGGCTTTGATCATCAGTGCTGTTTTTCCAATTGGTGTGACGATTTTATTGATGCTTGGTGGTTTATTTCTTTGTTACGAAGGCATGGAAAAGCTGGCTCATAAATGGTTACCGCATGAAGAAAGTGATGACGAGCATAAGAAAAAACTGGCCGCAGCAACGGCAGATGAAAATATTGATATCAAAGCTTATGAACGTAAAAAAATAAAAGGGGCGATCAGAACAGATTTTATTCTTTCCGCAGAGATTATTGTGATCGCACTTGGTGTGGCTCAGGGTGAAAGTCTACTGACGCAAGCCATCGTGGTGTCTTTAATAGCCATTGTGATGACCTCAGGCGTATATGGCCTGGTAGCGGGTATTGTGAAATTCGATGATGCCGGTTTGGCTTTAGTCAAAGCTGGACAGGGCGATAGCCGCTTTGATGGTTTCCAGCGTAAGCTGGGTCAGGTCATTTTATTTCTCGCGCCCAAGTTGATGAAGTTTCTATCGGTGGTGGGCATGATCGCCATGTTTTTAGTCGGTGGCGGTATTCTGGTGCATGGACTCCCTTTTTTACATCATCTATTAGAGGGTTTGAATGCATCAATGGGTGCAGTCATGACCGTTATGATGCCTGTGTTATTTAATGGTGGTGTTGGCCTGATTGCGGGTGTGATGGTGTTATCCATTGTGACTGGCATGAAGAAATTGTTTTAA
- a CDS encoding DegQ family serine endoprotease has product MKFSFKSSIVWLAAFVLIAQVASAALPLNWFSDKDEMPTLAPMLDRSKPAVVNIATKSEVRVQDNPFMNDPFFRHFFNVPEQPRVRQRQSLGSGVIIDAKEGLVITNNHVIRGADEVTVSLNDGRTFQAEIVGSDPATDVALIKIPDDNLSALPLADSDSLRVGDFVVAIGNPFGLGQTVTSGIVSALGRSGLGIEGYENFIQTDASINPGNSGGALVNLRGELVGINTAIFSPGGASSGNIGIGFAIPSNLVKQITDQLLEHGEVQRAYLGVQMQDITPELAQAFNIERQQGAVVSHVIPDSAAADAGLKVGDVITAVDDTPLLNADSLRNTIGLMVVGQTVKLDIIRNGKAKTIKATVKQTRKTASDGLVHPKLSGATFGDIEQDSPYYGQIEGVVVYSVKRGSPAWKAGLRPDDIITSVNRQPVTELEQFKPMVSNAKELLFNIVRGRRAMFLLLK; this is encoded by the coding sequence GTGAAGTTCAGCTTTAAATCATCCATTGTCTGGTTAGCCGCTTTTGTTTTGATTGCTCAAGTCGCATCAGCTGCTCTTCCACTTAACTGGTTTTCTGATAAAGATGAAATGCCTACACTGGCGCCAATGCTAGATCGCAGCAAACCTGCCGTGGTCAACATTGCGACAAAGAGTGAAGTCAGAGTTCAAGATAACCCTTTCATGAATGACCCTTTTTTCAGGCACTTTTTTAATGTGCCCGAGCAGCCAAGGGTCAGACAACGTCAAAGTCTGGGGTCAGGCGTCATTATTGATGCCAAAGAAGGCTTAGTCATTACTAATAACCACGTCATACGCGGCGCCGATGAAGTGACGGTCTCACTGAATGATGGCAGGACTTTCCAGGCTGAGATTGTTGGTAGCGATCCTGCCACCGATGTGGCACTCATTAAAATTCCAGATGACAACTTATCTGCTCTTCCTTTGGCAGACTCCGACTCACTGCGCGTTGGTGATTTTGTTGTCGCCATCGGTAACCCATTCGGTTTGGGACAAACAGTCACCTCAGGTATTGTTAGTGCTTTGGGAAGAAGTGGCCTCGGCATTGAAGGCTATGAGAACTTTATCCAAACAGATGCCTCCATTAACCCTGGTAACTCAGGTGGTGCATTAGTTAACCTGCGTGGCGAATTGGTGGGTATCAATACCGCTATTTTTTCACCAGGTGGTGCTTCATCTGGCAATATCGGTATCGGCTTTGCTATTCCCAGTAACCTCGTTAAACAAATTACCGATCAGCTCTTAGAACATGGTGAAGTGCAGCGTGCTTACTTAGGTGTTCAAATGCAGGATATTACGCCTGAATTAGCACAAGCCTTTAATATTGAGCGTCAACAAGGCGCCGTTGTGAGTCATGTGATTCCTGATTCAGCTGCCGCGGATGCCGGCTTGAAAGTCGGTGATGTGATCACAGCAGTCGATGACACGCCATTGCTGAATGCGGATAGCCTAAGAAATACCATTGGTTTGATGGTTGTTGGTCAAACTGTGAAGCTCGATATTATTCGCAATGGCAAAGCCAAAACCATTAAAGCAACAGTAAAACAAACGCGTAAGACAGCATCTGATGGGTTAGTGCATCCTAAGCTTTCTGGTGCCACCTTTGGTGATATTGAGCAGGACTCGCCCTATTACGGTCAGATTGAAGGCGTGGTGGTGTATTCAGTCAAGCGTGGCAGCCCCGCCTGGAAAGCAGGCCTAAGACCTGATGACATTATCACCTCGGTCAACCGCCAGCCTGTCACTGAACTAGAGCAGTTCAAGCCAATGGTAAGCAATGCGAAGGAATTATTATTTAATATTGTTCGCGGCCGCCGTGCGATGTTCTTGTTACTTAAATAA
- a CDS encoding TonB-dependent receptor, protein MFSKKQLTLMVAAAATTMWQPAFAEETSVNEVSLGGMVVTGTRSETPLLEQAGNTGKVSEEEVDLIRPDHVTEVLNRISGVNIQRGNGQEHLTSIRSPVLTGGAGAGSFLYLEDGIPLRAAGFANVNGLFEVNYEQAGGIEVVRGPGSALYGSNAVHGMVNVLSRAPSLDLEREIDISVGPHDLYQTKASISDTVGNHGYRLSVNGTSDGGYASDSGYDQQKVSFRHDYYGEKDSFKTLFSYTNLNQETAGYVYGYEIYRDESVSRTNPDPEAYRDAKSYRLSTEWIHELSDSASFTLTPYVRHTEMEFLMHFLPGQATETNEHSSVGLLSSFTKQLDGGHKIIVGTDFEYTEGELTEIQYNPTRFSFLQGTHYDYDVDATVIAPYVHSEWQVLEKTRVTAGVRYEYTKYDYTNHTDSLTFGSRYLRPDSRDDTFHNVSPKLGVVQQLTEDTATFVNYSRGSRAPQTTDLYRAQVGPSQTGRADSEKIDSIEVGLRKVGQGLQYEIVAYQMRKRDYFFTDSDNENVPNGKTKHTGLELGMFYPFNSQFDIAANLTFAKHEYDFDKDSSGIEKGDYLVTAPRQMANVRLGWNPTAKTRTELEWVHMGEYYVNDGNTAKYDGHDVFTLRASHELNNNVTLYGRIHNLFDTEYAERADFGGGGDGDYRYFVGEKRYVHVGASYRF, encoded by the coding sequence ATGTTTTCAAAAAAACAACTCACATTAATGGTGGCGGCCGCAGCGACCACAATGTGGCAACCCGCTTTTGCTGAAGAAACCAGTGTTAATGAAGTGTCACTGGGTGGTATGGTGGTAACAGGCACACGTTCAGAAACACCTTTACTTGAGCAAGCCGGTAATACAGGCAAAGTCTCAGAAGAAGAAGTTGACCTTATTCGACCTGATCATGTAACTGAAGTGCTCAATAGAATTAGCGGTGTCAATATTCAGCGTGGTAATGGTCAGGAGCATTTAACGTCGATTCGCTCGCCTGTGCTCACAGGTGGTGCTGGTGCAGGCTCATTCCTGTATCTCGAAGATGGTATTCCACTCCGAGCAGCGGGTTTTGCCAATGTAAACGGTCTGTTTGAAGTTAACTATGAGCAGGCAGGTGGTATTGAAGTCGTTCGTGGGCCCGGTAGCGCACTTTATGGTTCAAATGCTGTTCATGGCATGGTCAATGTTTTGAGTCGTGCACCATCCTTAGATCTCGAGCGTGAGATTGATATTTCAGTTGGTCCACATGACCTCTACCAAACAAAAGCTTCCATAAGCGATACAGTGGGCAACCATGGTTATCGTTTAAGCGTGAATGGTACGTCTGATGGTGGTTATGCCAGTGACTCTGGTTATGACCAGCAAAAAGTCAGTTTTCGCCATGACTACTACGGTGAAAAGGATAGCTTCAAAACCTTATTCAGCTATACCAATTTAAACCAAGAAACGGCAGGTTATGTTTATGGGTATGAAATCTATCGGGATGAGAGTGTTTCTCGCACAAACCCTGATCCTGAGGCCTATCGGGATGCGAAATCATACCGTTTATCTACCGAATGGATTCACGAACTAAGTGATTCAGCATCATTCACGCTGACGCCGTATGTACGTCATACCGAAATGGAATTCTTGATGCACTTTTTGCCCGGTCAGGCGACAGAAACCAATGAACATAGTAGCGTAGGTTTATTATCATCATTTACAAAACAGCTAGATGGTGGACATAAAATCATTGTTGGTACTGACTTTGAATACACCGAAGGTGAGCTGACAGAAATTCAGTACAACCCAACTCGATTTTCGTTTCTTCAAGGCACACATTACGACTATGATGTGGATGCCACCGTTATTGCACCGTATGTGCATAGTGAATGGCAGGTACTTGAAAAAACACGTGTGACCGCAGGTGTTCGTTATGAGTACACGAAGTATGATTACACCAACCATACAGATTCATTAACGTTTGGTTCTCGCTATCTAAGACCAGACAGCCGTGACGATACATTCCATAATGTCAGCCCTAAACTCGGGGTTGTTCAACAATTGACCGAAGATACGGCGACGTTTGTGAACTATTCACGTGGTTCTCGTGCACCTCAAACCACGGATTTGTACCGTGCCCAAGTCGGCCCTTCTCAGACTGGACGTGCTGACTCTGAAAAAATCGATAGCATTGAGGTTGGCTTAAGAAAAGTAGGGCAAGGTTTGCAGTATGAGATTGTTGCTTACCAAATGAGAAAACGTGATTACTTCTTCACTGATAGTGATAACGAAAATGTGCCAAATGGAAAAACTAAGCACACAGGTTTAGAGCTAGGCATGTTTTATCCTTTCAATAGCCAGTTTGATATCGCGGCTAATTTAACTTTTGCCAAACATGAATATGACTTTGATAAAGACAGTTCAGGTATTGAAAAGGGCGATTACCTAGTCACAGCACCGAGACAAATGGCTAATGTCCGTTTAGGTTGGAACCCAACAGCAAAAACTCGCACAGAGCTTGAGTGGGTTCATATGGGTGAGTATTACGTGAACGACGGCAATACTGCTAAGTATGATGGACATGATGTCTTCACGCTCAGAGCTTCTCATGAGTTGAATAACAATGTCACCCTATATGGACGCATTCATAACTTATTCGATACCGAATATGCAGAGCGCGCTGATTTTGGTGGCGGTGGTGACGGTGATTACCGTTATTTTGTTGGTGAGAAACGTTACGTTCATGTTGGTGCAAGTTACCGCTTTTAA
- a CDS encoding RimK family protein, producing MTKHLIIVENIDDWSPYFPSEQVIDVDTYLQSLSQNTHAPAQILNLCRSLDYLSRGYYCSMVAEARGHRVLPGLRTINDLSRKSLYAYDLSDLSTQLDKQLSMASGESFVLKICFGQTPISSLQKLARQIFEQFPCPILEVEFSFNGHWIISQIKAGAINKLTETEQDFFAEALDNFSHRLWRKPAKRRQFRYDMAILHNPKETMPPSDMAALKKFISSGRRIGIDVELITPKDYIRLAEYDALFIRETTATHNHTYKFARRAESEGLVVIDDPTSIIRCTNKIYLKELLSANNLPMPDSHLLYRNDTAGLDKLCETATFPLVMKIPDGAFSKGVIKVNNADELREQAPAFFQQSAIILLQEFMYTDYDWRIGMFNNKPIYACQYFMSKGHWQIYNHNTKKGTSSGKSSAIPMSEVPEKVLKIATKAAKLIGNGLYGLDIKQSGNRIVIIEINDNPSIDSGVEDHYLGMALYDDIMREFLRRLEERRAASH from the coding sequence ATGACTAAGCATTTGATAATAGTTGAAAATATTGATGACTGGAGTCCTTACTTTCCCAGCGAACAAGTGATCGATGTTGATACCTATCTACAATCCTTATCGCAAAATACTCATGCCCCTGCGCAAATTCTTAATTTATGTCGAAGTCTGGATTATCTCAGTCGCGGCTATTATTGCTCGATGGTGGCAGAAGCCAGAGGGCACCGTGTTTTGCCCGGACTTCGCACTATTAATGACTTATCTCGCAAAAGCCTTTATGCCTACGACTTGTCGGATTTATCCACTCAGCTTGATAAACAGCTCAGCATGGCTTCAGGTGAAAGCTTCGTGCTGAAGATCTGTTTTGGGCAAACGCCTATCAGCTCATTACAGAAACTGGCTCGGCAAATCTTTGAGCAATTCCCCTGCCCGATACTGGAGGTGGAATTTAGCTTTAATGGTCACTGGATTATCAGCCAGATAAAAGCCGGTGCGATTAATAAGCTCACAGAAACCGAGCAAGATTTTTTTGCAGAAGCTTTAGATAACTTCAGCCATCGCTTATGGCGGAAGCCGGCTAAGCGTCGCCAGTTTCGATATGACATGGCCATTTTGCATAATCCTAAAGAAACCATGCCGCCGAGTGATATGGCCGCATTGAAGAAATTCATCAGTAGTGGACGTCGCATTGGTATTGATGTGGAGCTGATTACCCCCAAAGATTACATTCGCCTAGCAGAATATGACGCCTTATTTATTCGTGAAACTACCGCTACACATAATCACACCTACAAATTTGCCCGTCGTGCAGAAAGTGAAGGTTTAGTAGTGATTGACGACCCCACATCCATTATTCGCTGCACGAATAAAATTTATTTAAAAGAACTCTTGTCAGCCAACAATTTGCCTATGCCCGATTCACACCTTCTATATCGCAATGATACGGCTGGTCTGGACAAACTTTGTGAGACAGCCACCTTTCCATTGGTGATGAAAATTCCGGACGGGGCTTTTTCAAAAGGTGTGATTAAGGTAAACAATGCAGACGAGCTTCGAGAGCAAGCGCCTGCCTTTTTCCAACAGTCGGCCATTATTCTCTTGCAAGAGTTTATGTATACCGACTACGACTGGCGTATTGGTATGTTTAACAACAAACCTATCTATGCCTGCCAATATTTTATGAGTAAAGGCCATTGGCAAATCTATAACCACAACACCAAAAAAGGCACTTCCAGTGGTAAGTCTTCCGCCATCCCGATGAGCGAAGTACCAGAAAAAGTGCTGAAAATTGCGACAAAAGCGGCGAAATTGATTGGAAATGGTCTATATGGCCTGGATATCAAACAAAGCGGTAACCGTATTGTCATTATTGAAATTAATGACAACCCCAGCATTGATAGCGGTGTCGAAGATCATTATCTCGGTATGGCTTTATACGATGACATTATGCGAGAGTTTTTAAGACGGCTGGAAGAACGCCGGGCTGCGAGTCATTAA